A stretch of the Streptomyces sp. NBC_00078 genome encodes the following:
- a CDS encoding methyltransferase domain-containing protein → MGAHALDKDDRDDEDDRDLADLAVSARAALVREIDASGAWDDDPVWRGAFEAVPRHLFVPYYYVGVKGGYERRWGESPDRRTRERWVRGAYADVPLATRLRDGELVSSSSQPSLMAKMLAELRVEDGDRVLEVGAGTGYNAALLAHRLSDDDLVTTVDLEPEITESARRHLAAAGHHPAVVTGDGARGVPARAPFDRIIATCTLASVPPAWLAQCNPGARILAPLATGLIALTVRGPGHGEGRFLHTAAYFVPLRGESRPEPEPSHLDAIPRRAREHELFRFLLALTRGSLDPQEAYELWEREDQPQRERYGITVAGDREWAWLDDPEGPYTWPLR, encoded by the coding sequence ATGGGCGCGCATGCTCTCGACAAGGACGACAGGGACGACGAGGACGACAGGGACCTCGCCGATCTCGCGGTCTCGGCGCGGGCAGCACTCGTGCGGGAGATCGACGCGAGCGGGGCCTGGGACGACGACCCGGTGTGGCGGGGGGCGTTCGAGGCGGTGCCGCGCCATCTGTTCGTGCCGTACTACTACGTCGGCGTCAAGGGCGGCTATGAGCGGCGCTGGGGCGAGAGTCCCGATCGGCGGACGCGTGAGCGGTGGGTGCGCGGTGCCTACGCCGACGTTCCGCTGGCCACGCGGCTGCGCGACGGCGAGCTGGTCTCCTCCAGCAGCCAGCCGTCGCTGATGGCGAAGATGCTGGCCGAGCTGAGGGTCGAGGACGGCGACAGGGTGCTGGAGGTCGGCGCCGGCACCGGCTACAACGCGGCCCTGCTGGCGCACCGGCTCAGCGACGACGACCTGGTCACCACCGTCGATCTGGAGCCGGAGATCACCGAGTCGGCGCGCAGGCACCTGGCCGCCGCCGGACACCACCCGGCCGTCGTCACCGGCGACGGCGCCCGGGGAGTCCCCGCACGCGCCCCCTTCGACCGGATCATCGCGACCTGCACCCTGGCCTCGGTCCCGCCCGCCTGGCTCGCCCAGTGCAACCCCGGCGCCCGCATCCTGGCGCCCCTGGCCACCGGCCTGATCGCCCTGACGGTCCGGGGCCCCGGGCACGGGGAGGGCCGTTTCCTCCACACAGCCGCCTACTTCGTGCCGTTGCGCGGCGAGAGCCGCCCCGAACCGGAACCTTCACACCTCGATGCGATTCCACGCCGGGCCAGGGAGCACGAACTGTTCCGGTTCCTGCTCGCCCTGACCCGCGGCAGCCTCGACCCCCAGGAGGCGTACGAGCTGTGGGAGCGCGAGGACCAGCCGCAACGCGAGCGCTACGGCATCACGGTCGCCGGGGACCGTGAGTGGGCGTGGCTG
- a CDS encoding globin, producing the protein MNEIRRGTLQEQTFYEQVGGEETFRRLVHRFYEGVAEDPILKPMYPEEDLGPAEERLTLFLIQYWGGPTTYSDNRGHPRLRMRHVPFTVNREAHDAWLKHMRVAVDELGLSAEHEQQLWKYLTYAAASMVNTPD; encoded by the coding sequence GTGAATGAGATTCGGCGCGGCACGCTTCAGGAGCAGACCTTCTACGAGCAGGTCGGCGGGGAGGAGACCTTCCGCCGCCTCGTCCACCGTTTCTACGAGGGTGTGGCCGAGGACCCGATCCTCAAGCCCATGTACCCCGAGGAGGACCTCGGCCCGGCCGAGGAGCGCCTCACGCTGTTCCTGATCCAGTACTGGGGCGGCCCGACGACGTACAGCGACAACCGCGGCCACCCCCGTCTGCGGATGCGCCACGTCCCCTTCACCGTGAACCGCGAGGCGCACGACGCCTGGCTGAAGCACATGCGGGTCGCCGTCGACGAACTCGGCCTCTCCGCGGAGCACGAGCAGCAGCTGTGGAAGTACCTGACCTACGCCGCCGCCTCGATGGTGAACACCCCGGACTGA
- a CDS encoding thioesterase family protein, whose protein sequence is MRHIYRCPLRWSDMDAYGHVNNAVFIRYLEEARIDFLFRPEKDFKQGSVVARHEIDYKRQLVHRHHPVDIELWITEIRAASFTITCEVKDDDLVYVRACTVVVPFDFEAQRPRRITSDEREFLEGYRDEAEEEAVAA, encoded by the coding sequence TTGCGCCACATCTACCGTTGCCCCCTGCGCTGGTCGGACATGGACGCGTACGGCCACGTCAACAACGCGGTCTTCATCCGCTACCTGGAAGAAGCCCGTATCGACTTCCTCTTCCGCCCGGAGAAGGACTTCAAGCAGGGGTCCGTGGTGGCGCGCCATGAGATCGACTACAAGCGGCAGTTGGTCCACCGGCACCACCCCGTGGACATCGAACTGTGGATCACCGAGATCAGGGCGGCGTCCTTCACCATCACCTGCGAGGTGAAGGACGACGACCTGGTCTATGTACGGGCGTGCACGGTGGTCGTGCCGTTCGACTTCGAGGCGCAGCGTCCGCGCAGGATCACCTCGGATGAGCGGGAGTTCCTGGAGGGGTACCGGGACGAGGCCGAGGAGGAGGCCGTCGCCGCATGA
- the ettA gene encoding energy-dependent translational throttle protein EttA: MAEYIYTMRKTRKAHGDKVILDDVTLSFLPGAKIGVVGPNGAGKSTVLKIMAGLEQPSNGDAFLSPGYSVGMLLQEPPLDESKTVLENVQDGAAEIMGKLKRFNEVAELMATDYSDALMEEMGKLQDDLDHANAWDLDTQLEQAMDALGCPPGDWPVTNLSGGERRRVALCKLLLEAPDLLLLDEPTNHLDAESVQWLEQHLAKYAGTVVAVTHDRYFLDNVAEWILELDRGRAHPYEGNYSTYLDKKASRLKVEGQKDAKRAKRLKEELDWVRSNAKGRQAKSKARLSRYEEMAAEADKMRKLDFEEIQIPPGPRLGSVVVEVNNLSKAFGDKVLIDDLSFTLPRNGIVGVIGPNGAGKTTLFKMIQGLETPDSGSIKVGETVKISYVDQSRENIDPKKSLWAVVSDELDYINVGQVEMPSRAYVSAFGFKGPDQQKPAGVLSGGERNRLNLALTLKQGGNLLLLDEPTNDLDVETLSSLENALLEFPGAAVVVSHDRWFLDRVATHILAYEGDSKWFWFEGNFESYEKNKVERLGPDAARPHRATYKKLTRG, translated from the coding sequence TTGGCTGAGTACATCTACACCATGCGCAAGACGCGTAAGGCGCACGGCGACAAGGTGATCCTTGACGACGTGACGCTGAGCTTCCTGCCCGGCGCGAAGATCGGTGTGGTCGGTCCGAACGGTGCCGGTAAGTCCACCGTTCTCAAGATCATGGCCGGGCTTGAGCAGCCGTCCAACGGTGACGCCTTCCTGTCGCCCGGCTACTCCGTGGGCATGCTCCTGCAGGAGCCGCCCCTGGACGAGTCCAAGACGGTGCTGGAGAACGTGCAGGACGGCGCCGCCGAGATCATGGGCAAGCTCAAGCGCTTCAACGAGGTCGCCGAACTCATGGCGACCGACTACTCGGACGCGCTCATGGAGGAGATGGGCAAGCTCCAGGACGACCTGGACCACGCCAACGCGTGGGACCTGGACACCCAGCTTGAGCAGGCCATGGACGCCCTGGGCTGCCCGCCCGGCGACTGGCCCGTCACCAACCTCTCCGGTGGTGAGCGGCGTCGCGTCGCGCTCTGCAAGCTGCTCCTGGAAGCCCCCGACCTGCTGCTGCTCGACGAGCCCACCAACCACCTGGACGCCGAGTCCGTGCAGTGGCTGGAGCAGCACCTGGCGAAGTACGCGGGCACCGTCGTCGCCGTCACCCACGACCGGTACTTCCTGGACAACGTCGCCGAGTGGATCCTCGAGCTGGACCGCGGCCGTGCCCACCCGTACGAGGGCAACTACTCCACGTACCTCGACAAGAAGGCCTCCCGCCTCAAGGTCGAGGGGCAGAAGGACGCCAAGCGCGCGAAGAGGCTCAAGGAAGAGCTCGACTGGGTCCGCTCCAACGCCAAGGGCCGGCAGGCCAAGTCGAAGGCGCGTCTGTCCCGCTACGAGGAGATGGCCGCCGAGGCGGACAAGATGCGGAAGCTGGACTTCGAGGAGATCCAGATCCCGCCGGGCCCCCGGCTGGGCAGCGTGGTCGTCGAGGTCAACAACCTCAGCAAGGCCTTCGGGGACAAGGTCCTCATCGATGATCTGAGCTTCACGCTGCCGCGTAACGGCATCGTCGGTGTCATCGGCCCGAACGGCGCCGGCAAGACCACCCTCTTCAAGATGATCCAGGGGCTGGAGACACCCGACTCCGGTTCGATCAAGGTCGGCGAGACCGTCAAGATCTCGTACGTCGACCAGAGCCGCGAGAACATCGACCCGAAGAAGTCGCTGTGGGCCGTCGTGAGTGACGAGCTCGACTACATCAATGTCGGCCAGGTCGAGATGCCGAGCCGTGCCTATGTCTCGGCCTTCGGTTTCAAGGGTCCCGACCAGCAGAAGCCGGCCGGAGTCCTCTCCGGTGGTGAGCGCAACCGCCTCAACCTGGCGCTCACCCTCAAGCAGGGCGGCAACCTGCTGCTCCTCGACGAGCCGACGAACGACCTCGACGTCGAGACCCTGTCCTCGCTGGAGAACGCGCTGCTCGAGTTCCCGGGCGCGGCGGTGGTCGTCTCCCACGACCGGTGGTTCCTGGACCGCGTCGCCACGCACATCCTCGCCTACGAGGGTGACTCCAAGTGGTTCTGGTTCGAGGGCAACTTCGAGTCGTACGAGAAGAACAAGGTCGAGCGGCTGGGGCCGGACGCCGCGCGTCCGCACCGTGCCACGTACAAGAAGCTGACCCGGGGCTGA
- a CDS encoding VOC family protein: MAIQRMDNVGIVVEDMDAAVAFFVELGMELEGRGEVEGPFADQCTGLDGVRCDIAMMRTPDGHSRLELAKYRSPEVISAGPRNRPHNILGTHRVMFAVDDIEDTVARLRPHGAELVGEIARFEDVYLLCYLRGPEGIIIGLAQQLS, encoded by the coding sequence ATGGCGATTCAGCGGATGGACAACGTCGGCATCGTCGTCGAGGACATGGATGCCGCCGTCGCGTTCTTCGTGGAACTCGGTATGGAGCTGGAGGGCAGGGGGGAGGTCGAGGGCCCCTTCGCCGACCAGTGCACCGGACTCGACGGCGTCCGCTGTGACATCGCGATGATGCGGACCCCGGACGGTCACAGCCGGCTGGAGCTGGCGAAGTACCGCAGCCCCGAGGTGATCAGCGCCGGGCCGCGCAACCGGCCGCACAACATTCTGGGCACGCACCGCGTCATGTTCGCCGTCGACGACATCGAGGACACCGTTGCCCGCCTGCGCCCGCACGGCGCCGAACTCGTCGGCGAGATCGCCCGGTTCGAGGACGTCTATCTGCTCTGCTACCTCCGCGGCCCGGAGGGCATCATCATCGGACTGGCCCAGCAACTGAGCTGA
- a CDS encoding Cys-Gln thioester bond-forming surface protein: MFSSFSALSVSKRGAARLAAATLVSGLVAAGVLAGAGAATAEETAQSQGGATATIGGLKTYGAAVIHEDTGDQQVSAGLFEMSVDGGGTLQTYCVDIQHPTQRDAKYQETAWSGTSLGTNKDAGKIRWILQNSYPQVNDLAALAAKAGVQGGLTEQDAAAGTQVAIWRYSDAADVDAVDPQAEKLADYLHKSAADLAEPQASLTLDPPAVSGRPGELLGPVTVHTNATGVAVTPPADAATSGVRIVGKDGKPLTSAVNGSQIFFDVPEDAAGGTADASGSGGGSAEITVQASTTVPVGRAFASETRSQTQILAGSSESTVSAQAGATWAEKGPIPALSAAKNCAKGGVDITAANQGDEAFTFELMGSEYGIPAGQSRTVTIPLQEDQVYDFTIKAPGGLAKRFTGILDCRTQGSASGDATQILSEPSPASVGGTADDTNLAATGGSSATPLIVGVAIALVVIGGAALVLVGKKEAPTQE, translated from the coding sequence GTGTTTTCTTCTTTCTCCGCGCTGTCCGTGAGCAAGCGAGGCGCCGCCCGCCTCGCCGCTGCGACGTTGGTGTCCGGTCTCGTGGCGGCGGGCGTGCTCGCCGGAGCCGGTGCGGCCACCGCAGAGGAGACGGCACAGAGCCAGGGCGGGGCAACCGCCACCATAGGCGGCCTCAAGACCTACGGCGCGGCCGTGATCCACGAAGACACCGGCGACCAACAGGTCTCGGCTGGCCTGTTCGAGATGTCCGTCGACGGGGGCGGCACCCTGCAGACGTACTGCGTCGACATCCAGCACCCCACGCAGCGGGACGCCAAGTACCAGGAGACCGCCTGGAGCGGGACCTCGCTGGGTACGAACAAGGACGCCGGCAAGATCCGTTGGATCCTGCAGAACTCCTATCCGCAGGTCAACGACCTCGCGGCGCTCGCAGCGAAGGCCGGCGTCCAGGGCGGCCTGACCGAACAGGACGCGGCGGCCGGCACCCAGGTGGCCATCTGGCGCTACTCGGACGCGGCCGACGTGGACGCGGTCGACCCGCAGGCCGAGAAGCTCGCCGACTATCTCCACAAGAGCGCCGCGGACCTGGCGGAGCCCCAGGCGTCGCTGACGCTCGACCCGCCCGCGGTCTCCGGCCGGCCCGGCGAACTGCTCGGCCCGGTGACCGTGCACACCAACGCGACGGGCGTGGCTGTCACGCCGCCGGCGGACGCGGCGACCAGCGGGGTGCGGATCGTCGGAAAGGACGGCAAGCCGCTCACATCCGCGGTGAACGGCAGTCAGATCTTCTTCGACGTTCCCGAGGATGCCGCCGGGGGCACCGCCGACGCGTCGGGCAGCGGGGGAGGTTCGGCCGAGATCACCGTGCAGGCCTCGACCACCGTGCCGGTGGGCCGAGCCTTCGCCTCCGAGACCCGCAGCCAGACGCAGATCCTGGCCGGGTCCAGCGAGTCGACGGTCTCGGCGCAGGCCGGCGCGACCTGGGCCGAGAAGGGGCCGATACCAGCGCTGTCCGCGGCGAAGAACTGCGCGAAGGGCGGCGTTGACATCACCGCCGCCAACCAGGGCGACGAGGCGTTCACCTTCGAGCTGATGGGGAGCGAGTACGGCATCCCCGCGGGCCAGTCCCGCACGGTGACGATCCCGCTGCAGGAAGACCAGGTCTACGACTTCACGATCAAGGCGCCGGGCGGACTCGCGAAGCGGTTCACCGGCATTCTCGACTGCAGGACACAGGGCAGCGCGAGTGGCGACGCGACCCAGATCCTCAGTGAACCCAGCCCCGCATCGGTGGGCGGCACGGCGGACGACACCAACCTCGCCGCGACCGGCGGCTCCAGCGCGACCCCGCTGATCGTGGGCGTCGCCATCGCGCTCGTCGTGATCGGAGGCGCGGCACTGGTGCTCGTAGGAAAGAAGGAGGCGCCGACGCAGGAGTGA
- a CDS encoding single-stranded DNA-binding protein, translating into MNETTICAVGNVATQPVFRELASGPSARFRLAVTTRYLDREKNEWTDGHTNFFTVWANRHLALNVTSSLNVGDPVIVQGRLKVRSETREGQSRTSADLDAVSIGHDLSRGTSAFRRTGRPETGMGTGTTATAQHHPEPNWETQPGDSGAAPAQREAVAAAMT; encoded by the coding sequence ATGAACGAGACGACCATCTGTGCCGTGGGGAACGTGGCGACGCAGCCTGTGTTCCGGGAGCTGGCGTCGGGGCCTTCGGCGCGGTTCCGGCTGGCGGTGACCACGCGCTATCTGGACCGGGAGAAGAACGAGTGGACCGACGGCCATACCAACTTCTTCACGGTGTGGGCGAACCGCCATCTGGCCCTGAACGTGACGTCGTCACTCAACGTGGGCGACCCCGTCATCGTCCAGGGCAGGCTCAAGGTCCGTTCGGAGACGCGCGAGGGGCAGAGCCGGACCTCGGCGGATCTCGACGCGGTGTCGATCGGCCACGACCTGTCGCGGGGGACGTCGGCCTTCCGGCGAACTGGCAGGCCGGAGACGGGAATGGGGACGGGGACGACAGCCACGGCACAGCATCATCCAGAGCCCAACTGGGAGACGCAGCCAGGGGACTCCGGGGCGGCACCGGCCCAACGTGAGGCGGTAGCCGCTGCAATGACGTGA
- a CDS encoding YfjP family GTPase, with protein MGGGSGTAGTHVNDDHARVAGGDATSRTDSGSDGRTDNRSGTRTDPAGAWDDGLIARRVTEEGTGAEQVVVVETRAHSAQSVGPLAYDAPLRSRLEALRELVGLSRARLDSRTLAEAGRVLDEAAARRRLSGQHTVVAIAGATGSGKSQLFNALAGVPISETGVRRPTTATPIACSWSDGAASLIERLGIPPRLRRRPLQNADAEAQLRGLVLVDLPDHDSAAVQHREQVDRVLALVDAVIWVVDPEKYADAMLHERYLRPMAGHAEVMFVVLNQTDRLPGEATDQVLDDLRRLLDEDGIALGEYGEPGATVLALSALTGDGIGELREALGQFVAERGAPARRISADLDSAAAGLRPVYTTRRRTGLSEEARDEFAARLADAVGASAAGEAAERAWVRNANRACGTPWLRLWRWYQDRYEPATGRLPLRSQTDEEATARQRVEQAVRTLADRASTGLPAPWAQAVREAAARGSQGLPEALDDLAARAGLPPGKPPRPGWWPVAVLAQAAMTLLQIVGGLWLLGQIIGFMVPNLGVPVLLMLTGIVGGPLVEWSCRMAARGPARRYGTDAERRLREAAAGCGRARVLDPVAAELLRYREVREQYGRVTGAGAGTVTR; from the coding sequence GTGGGTGGCGGCTCGGGCACGGCCGGCACACACGTGAACGACGACCACGCGCGCGTGGCGGGCGGTGACGCCACCAGTCGTACGGACAGCGGCTCGGACGGTCGTACGGACAACCGCTCGGGCACTCGTACGGACCCCGCGGGTGCCTGGGACGACGGGCTGATCGCGCGACGTGTGACCGAAGAGGGCACAGGCGCCGAGCAGGTCGTAGTGGTGGAGACCCGCGCGCACAGTGCCCAGAGCGTGGGCCCGCTCGCCTACGACGCCCCCCTGCGGTCGCGGCTGGAGGCGCTGCGGGAACTCGTCGGACTCTCGCGCGCTCGGCTCGACAGCCGGACTCTCGCCGAGGCCGGCCGGGTGCTCGACGAGGCCGCGGCGCGGCGCAGGCTCTCCGGACAGCACACCGTCGTCGCCATCGCGGGCGCGACGGGCAGCGGAAAGTCGCAGCTGTTCAACGCGCTGGCCGGGGTGCCCATTTCGGAGACCGGCGTGCGGCGGCCCACCACGGCGACGCCCATCGCGTGCAGTTGGAGCGACGGCGCGGCCAGCCTCATCGAGCGACTCGGCATTCCGCCCCGGCTGCGCCGGCGCCCGTTGCAGAACGCGGACGCCGAGGCGCAGTTGCGCGGGCTCGTCCTGGTCGACCTGCCCGACCACGACTCGGCGGCCGTACAGCACCGCGAGCAGGTGGACCGCGTCCTGGCCCTCGTCGACGCCGTCATCTGGGTCGTCGATCCCGAGAAGTACGCGGATGCCATGCTCCACGAGCGCTATCTGCGGCCCATGGCGGGGCACGCGGAGGTCATGTTCGTCGTCCTGAACCAGACCGACCGGCTGCCCGGCGAGGCCACCGACCAGGTCCTCGACGACCTTCGGCGGCTGCTCGACGAGGACGGGATCGCGCTGGGCGAGTACGGCGAACCCGGTGCCACCGTGCTCGCACTGTCCGCGCTCACCGGAGACGGCATCGGTGAACTGCGCGAGGCGCTCGGCCAGTTCGTGGCGGAGCGCGGGGCTCCAGCGCGCCGGATCTCGGCGGATCTGGACAGTGCGGCGGCGGGGCTCAGGCCCGTTTACACCACGCGGCGGCGCACCGGTCTGAGCGAGGAGGCGCGCGATGAGTTCGCCGCCCGGCTCGCGGACGCGGTGGGGGCCTCCGCCGCGGGCGAGGCCGCCGAACGCGCGTGGGTGCGCAACGCCAACCGGGCGTGCGGGACCCCCTGGCTGCGGTTGTGGCGGTGGTACCAGGACCGGTACGAACCGGCCACGGGGCGGCTGCCGTTGCGCTCCCAGACGGACGAGGAGGCCACGGCGCGCCAACGCGTCGAGCAGGCCGTACGGACGCTGGCCGACCGGGCCTCCACCGGGCTGCCCGCGCCGTGGGCGCAGGCGGTGCGCGAGGCGGCCGCACGCGGCTCCCAGGGGCTGCCCGAGGCGCTCGACGACCTGGCAGCACGGGCAGGTCTGCCGCCGGGCAAGCCGCCGCGACCGGGCTGGTGGCCCGTGGCCGTGCTGGCCCAGGCCGCCATGACGCTTCTTCAAATCGTAGGCGGGCTCTGGCTGTTGGGGCAGATCATCGGGTTCATGGTGCCGAACCTGGGGGTGCCGGTGCTGTTGATGCTGACCGGAATCGTCGGCGGCCCGCTCGTCGAGTGGAGCTGCCGGATGGCCGCACGCGGGCCGGCCCGGCGCTACGGCACCGATGCGGAGCGGCGACTGCGGGAGGCGGCCGCCGGGTGCGGAAGGGCCCGGGTACTGGATCCGGTGGCGGCGGAGCTGCTGCGGTACCGGGAGGTCCGGGAGCAGTACGGGCGGGTTACGGGAGCTGGGGCGGGGACCGTGACTCGGTGA
- a CDS encoding dynamin family protein encodes MVTLDVRPQLLDALSALRDRVAAARFPLPLAGAPRARANRDELLAQLDDYLVPRLKEPEAPLLAVVGGSTGAGKSTLVNSLVGRRVSEAGVLRPTTRTPVLVCHPEDHHWFSGMRVLPDLTRVWVPHQEGGDDLLLPGEDPARVVRVETADTMPRGLALLDAPDIDSLVADNRVLAAELVCAADIWVMVTTAARYADAVPWHLLRTAKEYDATLVTVLDRVPHQVVSEVSRQYGALLTKAGLGDVPRFTVPELPESAWGSGLLPASAVASLRTWLVHLAQDPAARQHAMVRTAHGMLNSLKARMPELASAAAAQYAAALRLTSAVDSAYDSEHARVRGRLQAGAVLAGDALKRWRAFPLDCTAGELLEALVESLAALLLCAVTAADERVEEAWRREPAARAPELTDRDPSLESAEHRIGMAVRRWRRELEEFAEEEVRDLDRNVAPDPEVVAVLVATVLLGGRRARSAGEGLAERIGAHGALRLRDRGGRLLAEHVDRVMHTERERRQAPLDALDVHPEPQAELIAALSVLQKER; translated from the coding sequence GTGGTGACCTTGGACGTACGGCCTCAGCTGCTCGACGCACTATCCGCCCTGCGCGACCGTGTCGCCGCCGCACGCTTCCCGCTGCCCCTGGCGGGGGCTCCACGCGCGCGTGCCAACCGCGACGAACTGCTCGCACAGCTCGACGACTATTTGGTGCCCCGGTTGAAGGAGCCCGAAGCGCCCCTGCTGGCCGTCGTGGGCGGTTCGACGGGAGCCGGCAAGTCGACTCTCGTCAACTCCCTTGTCGGGCGGCGGGTCAGCGAGGCGGGCGTGCTGCGGCCGACCACGCGGACGCCTGTACTGGTGTGCCATCCGGAGGACCATCACTGGTTCAGCGGGATGAGGGTGCTGCCCGATCTGACCCGCGTGTGGGTTCCCCATCAGGAAGGCGGGGACGACCTGTTGCTCCCGGGAGAGGACCCCGCGCGCGTGGTGCGCGTCGAGACCGCCGACACGATGCCGCGCGGCCTCGCCCTCCTCGACGCCCCCGACATCGACTCCCTGGTGGCCGACAATCGCGTCCTGGCCGCCGAACTCGTCTGCGCGGCCGACATCTGGGTCATGGTGACCACGGCCGCCCGGTACGCCGACGCCGTCCCCTGGCATCTGCTGCGTACCGCCAAGGAGTACGACGCCACGCTCGTGACGGTGCTCGACCGCGTGCCGCACCAAGTCGTCTCGGAGGTGTCCCGGCAGTACGGCGCGCTGCTCACCAAGGCGGGTCTCGGCGACGTACCGCGCTTCACGGTGCCCGAACTGCCCGAGTCCGCCTGGGGAAGCGGGCTGCTGCCGGCCAGCGCCGTGGCCTCGCTGCGGACCTGGCTGGTGCACCTGGCGCAGGACCCGGCCGCCCGCCAGCACGCCATGGTCCGTACCGCGCACGGGATGCTCAACTCCCTCAAGGCCCGCATGCCCGAACTCGCAAGCGCCGCCGCAGCCCAGTACGCGGCCGCTCTCCGGCTCACCTCCGCCGTCGACTCGGCGTACGACAGCGAGCACGCGCGCGTGCGAGGGCGGTTGCAGGCCGGTGCCGTGCTCGCCGGGGACGCACTGAAGCGTTGGCGCGCGTTTCCGCTCGACTGCACCGCCGGTGAGCTTCTGGAGGCGCTCGTGGAGAGCCTGGCCGCGCTCCTGCTGTGCGCCGTCACCGCCGCCGACGAGCGCGTCGAGGAGGCCTGGCGGCGCGAACCCGCGGCGCGCGCCCCGGAGCTGACGGACCGCGACCCGTCCCTGGAGAGCGCCGAGCACCGCATCGGGATGGCCGTGCGGCGGTGGCGGCGCGAACTCGAGGAGTTCGCCGAGGAGGAGGTCCGTGACCTCGACCGCAATGTCGCGCCGGACCCGGAGGTCGTCGCCGTCCTTGTCGCCACCGTGCTGCTGGGCGGCCGTCGGGCGCGCTCGGCCGGTGAGGGACTCGCCGAACGGATCGGCGCCCACGGGGCGCTGCGGCTGCGGGACCGGGGCGGGCGGCTGCTCGCCGAGCACGTCGACCGGGTGATGCACACCGAACGAGAGCGCCGTCAAGCGCCGCTCGACGCCCTCGACGTCCACCCCGAACCCCAGGCCGAACTCATCGCCGCGCTGTCCGTACTGCAGAAGGAGAGGTGA